In Polyangia bacterium, the following proteins share a genomic window:
- a CDS encoding PIN domain-containing protein, which yields MRAADTNVVVRLIVGDDRAQMAMAERHLTAGLWVSHVVLVGVAWVLGSPKYNKTSIETATALEMLLDNPSFTIESPDVVRAAITLLKTSKAIDLADAMIVEIARKAGMGPLLTFDVALSKVDGAEFIKKAKGHGP from the coding sequence TGACACCAACGTTGTCGTGCGGCTGATCGTCGGTGACGATCGCGCCCAGATGGCGATGGCTGAGCGACATCTCACGGCGGGCCTGTGGGTGTCGCATGTCGTGCTGGTGGGGGTCGCTTGGGTCCTCGGTTCGCCCAAGTACAACAAAACGTCCATCGAGACGGCGACCGCCCTCGAGATGCTGCTGGACAATCCGTCGTTTACCATCGAAAGCCCGGACGTGGTGCGCGCGGCGATCACGCTGCTCAAGACCAGCAAGGCTATCGACCTCGCCGACGCCATGATCGTCGAAATCGCTCGGAAGGCAGGGATGGGTCCGCTCCTGACCTTCGACGTGGCTCTGTCCAAGGTGGACGGCGCCGAATTCATCAAGAAAGCGAAAGGACACGGACCATGA